The following proteins come from a genomic window of Malus domestica chromosome 02, GDT2T_hap1:
- the BGAL101 gene encoding beta-galactosidase precursor (The RefSeq protein has 2 substitutions compared to this genomic sequence), with translation MGVGIQTMWSILLLLSCIFSAASASVGYDHKAIIINGQRRILISGSIHYPRSTPEMWPDLIQKAKAGGLDVIQTYVFWNGHEPSPGKYYFEDRYDLVKFIKLVQQAGLFVNLRIGPYVCAEWNFGGFPIWLKYVPGIAFRTDNEPFKAAMQKFTEKIVNMMKAEKLFQTEGGPIILSQIENEYGPVEWEIGAPGKAYTKWAAQMAVGLNTGVPWIMCKQEDAPDPVIDTCNGYYCENFKPNKVYKPKMWTEVWTGWYTEFGGAIPTRPVEDLAFSVARFIQSGGSFFNYYMYHGGTNFGRTAGGPFMATSYDYDAPLDEYGLLQQPKWGHLKDLHKAIKSCEYALVAVDPSVTKLGNNQEAHVFNTKSGCAAFLANYDTKYPVRVSFGQGQYDLPPWSISILPDCKTAVFNTAKVTWKTSQVQMKPVYSRLPWQSFIEETTTSDESGTTTLDGLYEQIYMTRDATDYLWYMTDITIGSDEAFLNNGKFPLLTIFSACHALHVFINGQLSGTVYGSLENPKLTFSQNVKLRPGINKLALLSISVGLPNVGTHFETWNAGVLGPISLKGLNTGTWDMSRWKWTYKIGMKGEALGLHTVTGSSSVDWAEGPSMAKKQPLTWYKATFNAPPGHAPLALDMGSMGKGQIWINGQSVGRHWPGYIAQGSCGTCNYAGTFYDKKCRTYCGKPSQRWYHIPRSWLTPTGNLLVVFEEWGGDPQWMSLVERVRV, from the exons ATGGGTGTTGGAATTCAAACAATGTGGAGCATTCTGCTACTGCTTTCCTGCATTTTTTCTGCAGCTTCAGCTTCCGTGGGTTATGACCACAAAGCTATAATAATTAATGGGCAGAGAAGGATTTTAATTTCTGGATCAATTCACTATCCCAGAAGCACTCCTGAG ATGTGGCCGGATTTGATTCAGAAGGCCAAAGCTGGAGGCTTGGATGTTATACAGACCTATGTGTTTTGGAatggccatgaaccttctccAGGAAAA TATTATTTTGAGGACAGATATGATTTGGTCAAGTTCATCAAGCTGGTGCAACAGGCAGGCCTCTTTGTTAATCTCCGGATTGGGCCATATGTCTGTGCTGAATGGAACTTCGG GGGATTCCCAATTTGGCTGAAATATGTTCCCGGAATCGCTTTTCGAACAGACAATGAGCCTTTCAAG GCGGCAATGCAAAAATTTACAGAGAAGATTGTCAACATGATGAAGGCAGAGAAGCTGTTCCAAACTGAAGGAGGTCCTATAATTCTTTCTCAG ATAGAAAATGAATATGGACCTGTGGAATGGGAAATTGGTGCACCAGGAAAAGCTTACACCAAATGGGCAGCTCAGATGGCTGTAGGTCTCAACACTGGAGTCCCATGGATTATGTGCAAGCAAGAGGATGCCCCCGATCCCGTT ATTGACACCTGCAATGGTTACTACTGTGAGAATTTCAAGCCAAACAAGGTCTACAAGCCAAAAATGTGGACAGAAGTCTGGACTGGTTG GTATACAGAATTCGGTGGGGCAATTCCCACTAGACCTGTCGAAGATTTGGCATTTTCAGTTGCTAGGTTCATACAAAGTGGCGGTTCTTTTTTCAACTATTACATG TACCACGGAGGAACGAATTTTGGCAGAACTGCTGGAGGTCCCTTCATGGCCACCAGCTATGACTATGACGCCCCCTTAGACGAATATG GACTACTCCAGCAACCAAAGTGGGGACATTTGAAAGATCTGCACAAAGCCATCAAGTCATGCGAGTATGCTTTGGTGGCCGTTGATCCTTCAGTGACTAAACTTGGAAATAATCAAGAG GCTCATGTGTTCAATACAAAGTCGGGGTGCGCTGCATTCCTCGCAAACTATGACACGAAATACCCTGTTAGAGTGAGCTTTGGACAGGGGCAGTATGACCTGCCACCATGGTCCATCAGCATTCTCCCGGACTGCAAAACTGCAGTTTTCAACACTGCAAAG GTCACTTGGAAAACCTCGCAAGTGCAGATGAAACCAGTATATGGTAGACTTCCTTGGCAGTCATTCATCGAAGAAACCACCACTTCTGATGAGTCCGGTACAACTACGTTAGATGGGTTGTATGAACAGATATATATGACTAGGGATGCTACTGACTACTTGTGGTACATGACAGA CATCACAATAGGTTCTGATGAAGCGTTTCTAAACAACGGAAAGTTCCCACTTCTTACGATCTTTTCAGCAGGTCATGCCTTACATGTTTTCATCAATGGTCAGCTATCAG GAACCGTGTATGGGTCATTGGAGAATCCTAAACTAACATTCAGTCAGAACGTGAAGTTGAGACCCGGCATCAACAAGCTTGCATTGCTTAGCATTTCTGTTGGTCTGCCG AATGTTGGAACTCACTTTGAAACATGGAACGCGGGAGTTCTAGGCCCGATCTCATTGAAGGGTTTGAATACGGGAACATGGGACATGTCACGATGGAAATGGACCTACAAG ATTGGTATGAAAGGTGAAGCTTTAGGCCTGCATACAGTTACTGGGAGTTCTTCTGTTGACTGGGCAGAAGGACCGTCGATGGCTAAAAAACAACCCCTTACGTGGTACAAG GCAACTTTCAATGCACCACCAGGTCATGCCCCATTAGCTTTAGATATGGGAAGCATGGGAAAAGGTCAAATATGGATAAACGGACAGAGCGTTGGACGCCATTGGCCTGGATACATTGCGCAGGGTAGCTGTGGAACATGTAATTATGCCGGAACTTTTTATGATAAGAAATGCAGAACTTATTGCGGCAAGCCTTCCCAGAGATG GTACCATATTCCTCGATCGTGGTTGACCCCGACTGGAAATCTACTGGTGGTGTTCGAAGAATGGGGTGGTGATCCGCAATGGATGTCTTTAGTCGAAAGAGTAAGAGTCTGA